The sequence ATGGCGTTATGGGCACTGCACTGACGGATATTGGGAATATTACAACTGTCGTGATGAGGAAGTATGCGAAGAGAAAACAAGGACAGTATATAAGACAGTAAAAGTAACTTTAAACGTTATTCAAAGCTATGACTATGAAATTACAGACAACATTAATAGCGGTGAAATCTACAAGTTGTATGAGAATGACTCTCGACTACCAGAAGGGGCAAATATTAAGGATAAGTTCTATTGTTCCTCTGAAATATGTGGGGAGCTAGATTATAAGAAGGTTACAGGTCCGGATTATATTCAATATATGCCCTACGTAGAAGAATGTTCAGACTGTCACTGGGAATGTTCGAGTTGCCGCTGTCACTGTGGAGATTGTGAATGGGTATGCGAAGGATGTGAAACAAGAGACTGCTGTGGAGAGCATACTTTCTACTTTAAAATAGAAGTGACGGAAGAATACCAAGATTGTGGTTGGGAACGCTTCTGTGACAAAAGATGGGACTGCGATAGATGGGGCCATAACTGTGGCTGGGATTATTACAACTGCCATAATGAGTGGATTTGTCATACTAAGACAAGGACAGTTGAAAAGATTGTAAAAGCTACGGTAACTGTCAACTGTGTACCACCTTGTGACACTGCACCAATCGCAAACGATGACTCTTACACAACAAATGAAAACACATGCGCCATCTTTGATGTCCTTGCAAACGACGTAGATCCAGACCACATCGATTCTCCAAATTTAACAATAGTTGACGTAACAGTCCCTGAATATGGCACTGCTGAAATATCTGGAAACAAAATTTATTACTGCCCAATGGGTAACTACTGTGGAGAGGACACATTTTACTATAAAATTAAAAATGAAAACGGGTGTGATGAATCTAACTATGCAAAAGTTGTAGTTACAATACCTTGCAAAACACCACTACCTGAGTCTATACTATACCCTGGTGTGGATATTGAGCGATTGACAATTCCTGGAGGTCCAATCCCTCTAGATGGTTCTGTTGGTGCAGTACTTGATACAGGCACCGATATTATATCTGATGGAAAAGTTGTAGCCACACTAGAAGTCATACCTGGAACTCAGACCTTACTCGTCCAAGTAGAAAACAGAGGATCTTTAACTCAAACAGATGTTGGGGTAAGATTTGAAGGATTGCCTGAAGGAGCAACCTACACTTTAGAGCCAGAGTTGCAAAAGATAACTGCACATAACATAGGCACTTACATTTTAACAATAACCGCTTCTCCAAATGTACAACCAGGAACATACACAGTAAAAGCAACAGCCTATGCCGCTATCGGATCTGTAGATGAAATTGAACTAAATGTAATAATTAAATAAATATTTATTTTTATTTTTATTTCTAACTCATTTTATTTAATTCTACAATATAATAATAACTCTTAAATAGAAATCGGTAACTAAAAGTTATTAGTCAATTCTATAACCTGTGAGCGTATGTCCATTAATTTTAAACCTGAGCAAGAGAAAAATGGAAAAGTTTCTGACAGGTCACCTTTTAGTGGGATTGGTAAAAGTTTTAGATCGAAAATTGACACAGTGAAAGAGTACGAGCTAGTAGAAGAAAATGAAGACACAAAAAATGACTTTTTCTACGGGATGCCCTTTGGCCTTAATTATAATGATTATGTCAATGCACAGAATCTAAAGAAAAATCTGATGGAAAAATATCAAGATGTGGAGCTATCTGAAGTCATTGAGGGCCATGAATCTGATGGTGGATACGGTAGCGTATTCACTATTAATCAGAATATCAACTCAGATCTAAAGAAGTTCTCAAGAGAAAAAGCAAAAGAAAAAATTTTATCAGAATTAAGATTAATCTATGGGATTGGGGACACGAAAAAAAAATATCTTAGAAGCAGAGGATATAACACAATAGAAGACCTAGTTTACCACCCGTATTTTTCAAAAGAGGCCAAAAGTTGCTTGAGTTTAATTGAATCAATGAATTCCAAAAATATAATGGATCGAATTTCCTACTGGTTGTCCCAATCAGATGAGCTTATGTACTGCTGCTCAGGTTTTCATGAAAAGGAAGATTTCCTCTTCTTTGATATTGAAACATTGGGATTATTCAATAGGCCAATAATACTAATAGGCATCGCTAAATTTAATGGCGAAAATCTTTTGATAAATCAATATTTCTTAAAGGATTTAACTCAAGAGCCTGCAGCTTTGAGTGAGTTCTCTTCTTTTATAGGTCCAAATACAGTTTTAGTTTCTTATAATGGCAAGTCTTTTGATGTCCCATATATTCGAGAAAGACTTTCTTATTATGGCATGCGAAGCCATATCGAAAAACCTCATTTTGACATGCTCCATTTTTCTAGAAGGGCATGGAGGAATAAATACCCAAATTGCAGGCTTGTAACGCTAGAAAAATACCTTTTTGGAATTGAAAGGAATGATGATGTGCCGAGTGCCCTTGTCCCTGAGTTTTATGAAACTTATCTAAGAACTGGGAATATAGGCCCAGTGATCCCGATAATTGAGCACAATAGGCAGGATCTTATTACACTTACAATGATATTTTCAAAACTTTATGAGGAATGGAGCCAGTGATTGAGAACATACTCCTTAAATTAAGGAAAGATCCCTCTTTTGATAGGAATATAGCCCATGTTGAGTCATTGCCGGAAAGAGGGCCTGTATATGGGGAGCTCAAAGAAGAACTGCCCATTAGCATCAGTGATTATCTCGAGAGAAAAAATATTAGGCTTTACAAGCATCAGCGTGATAGTTTAGAAGAAATAAGAAAAGGAAATAATATTATAATTACAACCCCAACTGCCTCCGGTAAGACCCTCGCATTTAACATCCCAATATTCGAAGCCCTATCAAAAGATAGGCATGCAACTGCCCTCTACCTCTATCCTGCAAAAGCATTGTCAAACGATCAGCTGAAGGTCTTAAGGGCTCTTGAGTTAGAGACTGAGATTAGGGTAAATCCTAATGTCTATGATGGGGATACCCCTTCAGCAATAAGGCCTAAAATAAGAAATGAATCCAGGATTATAGTTTCAAACCCTTATGAGATCCACCATATTCTTTCCTGGCATTACAAGTGGCAGCACTTCTTTTCAAATCTTAAGTTTATAGTTTTGGACGAGGCCCATATCTACCGTGGAGTTTTTGGCTCAAATGTTTCACTTTTGATAAGGAGGATAGAGAGGATATGTGAGTACTATGGGTCAAAACCGCAAGTTATTATTTCGACAGCCACTCTAGCAAACCCAATAGAGTTTGCAGAAAAGCTTACCGGATTAAAATATCAACTCATCTCAGAAGATGGCTCACCCAAGGGTAAAAAATATTTTATTTTTTATAACCCCTATAAGGATGGGGACTATCTATCAATCCATCAGGAATCAAAAAGACTATTTTTATTTTTCATAAGAGAAGGACTCCAGACCCTATGTTTTACAGTGTCAAGAAAAATGTCAGAACTAATTGCAAGGTGGTCAAAAGAATCACTGGACCCTTCAGAAGAATCTCTGAAAGACAAGATAATGGCATATAGGGCAGGATATCTGCCAGAAGAGCGAAGAAGGATTGAAAATGGCCTTAAAAATGGAGTCATTAAAGGCGTAACTTCTACAAATGCGCTTGAACTTGGAATTGATATCGGGGGTCTTGACAGTGTGATTATTTCTGGGTATCCTGGAACCGTTATATCAACGTGGCAGCAGGCTGGAAGGGCCGGCAGGGGTACAAAAGATTCAGTTGCAACACTTGTCGCATTTCAAAATCAGCTTGATCAATATTTCATGAGACATCCTCAAGTATTTTTTGGAAAATCCCATGAGCATGCAATAGTTGATCTTTCTAACCCATACATTCTTTTTGGACATACGATGTGTGCGTCTTCTGAACTGCCGATAGTTTTAGATAGGGATAGGAAATATTTGGGTGAATTTTTAGCCGATATTTTGGGCGAATTAAAGACTGAATCACTTGTCAAGGAAACACCAAACGGTTGGATTTACTCTGGAACAAAGAGCGCTCCAATGGTAGTAAGTCTTGACAGCATCTCTAGTGACATATTCAAAGTAATGTATCAGAATAAAACACTTGAAACTATGGATAGAGGGCAAGCTTACAGGGAAGCTCACGAAGGTGCAGTTTTGTTGCATCAAGGTGAAACATACATTGTGGATACAATGGATCTAAAAAATGGGATAATCAGGGCGAATAAAACTGATGTTGATTTTTATACCCAAGTACTAAAAGAAAGCTTTGTTTCTATTATCGATATTATTGATAAAAAATCGATTGGCGATTTAGAACTTTTTTTGGGGCATCTTAAAGTAACAGAAAATTACAATGCTTACAAGATTATGAGAGGAGACAGTGCAATAGGTTACAAAAATATCTATTTACCCCCTCTTGAATTTAATACCGTTGGATTCTTCTTTACATTTCCTTCTTCAATAGAGGATGAGTTGTGGGATAAGAGGGCAATTGACAAGGATATTTTAGAACTTTTGAATAAAAGAAAGAATGTAGACATAAGAAGGGAAGTTTTCGGTGGATCACTCCACGGGATTGAGCATGCCATGATTGGGATTATGCCTTTTCACGTCATGTGTGATCGTTGGGACATTGGGGGGTTATCAACTAACTTTCACCCTTCTACTGGAAAGCCAACGGTATTCATATATGATGGATTTGAAGGGGGGATAGGGCTTTCTGAGAAGGCTTACGAATTATTTGATGAAATAGTTAAAACTTCTCTAGAACTAGTAGAAGAATGCACGTGTGAGGAAGGATGCCCAGCATGTATATATTCGCCAAAGTGCGGGAATGACAATAAGCCGATGGATAAGAATGGTAGTATTTTTCTTCTGGATAAAATCGTGGGCTTTAATAAATAATTATTTTATTAGCTCTATTTTGTAAATAATGTAGGCACTTGACGTTTTAATTATTAACAAAACCCGAAAAAAATAACAATATATTTATTGATTATATATTATATTTCTATAAAATACTTCTTAATATATTTTTCAATTATTTGACATTAAAAAA is a genomic window of Methanofastidiosum sp. containing:
- a CDS encoding Ig-like domain-containing protein — protein: MGKRKLISIMLSLVLISTVFSSFALATGGGCPTTADYYVTGTVDSDSTFKIYKGDIPGLPAGYYIENDNPFCESCGDADVKGSGTNRYIEFDPGSCCGTATFFFKVKTQETYTECHTERKCDKTWVCTRWRYGHCTDGYWEYYNCRDEEVCEEKTRTVYKTVKVTLNVIQSYDYEITDNINSGEIYKLYENDSRLPEGANIKDKFYCSSEICGELDYKKVTGPDYIQYMPYVEECSDCHWECSSCRCHCGDCEWVCEGCETRDCCGEHTFYFKIEVTEEYQDCGWERFCDKRWDCDRWGHNCGWDYYNCHNEWICHTKTRTVEKIVKATVTVNCVPPCDTAPIANDDSYTTNENTCAIFDVLANDVDPDHIDSPNLTIVDVTVPEYGTAEISGNKIYYCPMGNYCGEDTFYYKIKNENGCDESNYAKVVVTIPCKTPLPESILYPGVDIERLTIPGGPIPLDGSVGAVLDTGTDIISDGKVVATLEVIPGTQTLLVQVENRGSLTQTDVGVRFEGLPEGATYTLEPELQKITAHNIGTYILTITASPNVQPGTYTVKATAYAAIGSVDEIELNVIIK
- a CDS encoding exonuclease, which codes for MSINFKPEQEKNGKVSDRSPFSGIGKSFRSKIDTVKEYELVEENEDTKNDFFYGMPFGLNYNDYVNAQNLKKNLMEKYQDVELSEVIEGHESDGGYGSVFTINQNINSDLKKFSREKAKEKILSELRLIYGIGDTKKKYLRSRGYNTIEDLVYHPYFSKEAKSCLSLIESMNSKNIMDRISYWLSQSDELMYCCSGFHEKEDFLFFDIETLGLFNRPIILIGIAKFNGENLLINQYFLKDLTQEPAALSEFSSFIGPNTVLVSYNGKSFDVPYIRERLSYYGMRSHIEKPHFDMLHFSRRAWRNKYPNCRLVTLEKYLFGIERNDDVPSALVPEFYETYLRTGNIGPVIPIIEHNRQDLITLTMIFSKLYEEWSQ
- a CDS encoding DEAD/DEAH box helicase — its product is MEPVIENILLKLRKDPSFDRNIAHVESLPERGPVYGELKEELPISISDYLERKNIRLYKHQRDSLEEIRKGNNIIITTPTASGKTLAFNIPIFEALSKDRHATALYLYPAKALSNDQLKVLRALELETEIRVNPNVYDGDTPSAIRPKIRNESRIIVSNPYEIHHILSWHYKWQHFFSNLKFIVLDEAHIYRGVFGSNVSLLIRRIERICEYYGSKPQVIISTATLANPIEFAEKLTGLKYQLISEDGSPKGKKYFIFYNPYKDGDYLSIHQESKRLFLFFIREGLQTLCFTVSRKMSELIARWSKESLDPSEESLKDKIMAYRAGYLPEERRRIENGLKNGVIKGVTSTNALELGIDIGGLDSVIISGYPGTVISTWQQAGRAGRGTKDSVATLVAFQNQLDQYFMRHPQVFFGKSHEHAIVDLSNPYILFGHTMCASSELPIVLDRDRKYLGEFLADILGELKTESLVKETPNGWIYSGTKSAPMVVSLDSISSDIFKVMYQNKTLETMDRGQAYREAHEGAVLLHQGETYIVDTMDLKNGIIRANKTDVDFYTQVLKESFVSIIDIIDKKSIGDLELFLGHLKVTENYNAYKIMRGDSAIGYKNIYLPPLEFNTVGFFFTFPSSIEDELWDKRAIDKDILELLNKRKNVDIRREVFGGSLHGIEHAMIGIMPFHVMCDRWDIGGLSTNFHPSTGKPTVFIYDGFEGGIGLSEKAYELFDEIVKTSLELVEECTCEEGCPACIYSPKCGNDNKPMDKNGSIFLLDKIVGFNK